The Culex pipiens pallens isolate TS chromosome 2, TS_CPP_V2, whole genome shotgun sequence DNA window gtttttgaatacccttaaggcggtttcaaaaacacccaaaaagcaaaaaaaaaaaaatcgtttattgAGCCGTTAAAAAAAGATTCATAATTTATCTTGGACCAATAATTGAGGCATCAACAAAGAAAAAGTCAGCATCTCAGCAGAGGAGGAGATGATGCGGGATAGTAGGCTGGCGTTATGTTAAGGAAGAAAATCAAGTCgtttgattaaattaaaatctGCGTATACATTTCCGTAGTAAATTTTCATTGGGGCGAAACCTCCCACTCCTACTCATCTCGAACTCACCCTAGAGCAAGTGGGATAgacagtttgtttacatccaaggGATCGTCATTTATCcgaacaacttatttttttgcatgtctAACAACAGCACTCTCAATGTGACCACCAACAATATGCAGTCTCACAGCCTACTGTACCAACTGGCATCAACGTCACTCTCAAGAATAACCGCGCTCAGGCGGACCCCAACCCCAGCAACCACGTGCATACGATCGTTAATTTACTACTTCATCGACTACTCGATCAACAGAGAGAGAGCGAATCGCGAGAgcgcaattttcaaatttggcgCGCGCGCGATCACTACTTCATGCGCTTAAGTTTCTGCATTCGGCTCGCGCGTGCCCTCCGGCATCGCCACCACGCTCTGGAATGAGGAAACTCTCACTCTCAAAGTCGTACTGTCACCCGCCGACACGGGGAGCCGCCCTCGTCAACCCCGCGAACCAAATCTCTGACGTCTTCACCAGCACGATTGTGGTGGTGGTTTACCGTTCTTGCTGGCGCGCGCGCAAGAGAGAATTTTCTCACTCTctcgcgcgctctctctctctctcgtcatCGCGAACGAGTTTTTCGCTGCCTTCTTCGATTGATACCCGGTTGCTTAATACTGTTTTGGCTCACTTAAGCTTAGGCCATCCAACTGTCAACAGCGAAAATAGTACCCGCGCGACCGCGAAGGTTTGGGAAAGCCCCTCTGGTTCGAGGTTCTTCCTAGTAGTCGTGCGTCTTCGCGCCAACTTTTCGGAGCCGTCTGATTCGGACGTTTCGCGCATTCTCGTGCGGTGGAGAGGGTGGGGGAGACCGTGGCGAAGAAGgagtgtggtggtggtgggagtGAGTGAAACAGAACGCATCTGGGGGGACACGACGGCTCGAGAAAGTGGGCAGTCGGCGGGTGCGAGAGCGAGAGCGACCGAATCTGACGTTTGGCGGCTGCAAAGAAGAAGTTGTTAATATATAACAAGTTGCATCATAGTCTTAAGACTTCAGTCTTAAGAAAGTGAACCGCCAATAAACATCTTTCGCAAAAAGTGGACCCATCGCGACCGTTGAGACAACCACCGGAGGATTCTACGCGCGAATAGTTGTGacgttctttttttgtgtttcgggTAATCCGTGAGCGGGTCAAGGATTTTTCCGGGATTCCGGGGATCGTTACCAGGACGCACCACATTCCGAAGGATTACGATGGATTATTTCTACTTTTGGATTTACAACAAGAAAACGTGAAAATGTGGAATTTCTGAAGAGCTTAGTGCAATGGAAGGTAGTGCATGAGATGGACTTTGGTTGTAGTTTGGAGCAAAATTGAAGGACTGAGCAAAAAGGACTGAAGCAAACGAGTGGTGCAATAGAACAAGAACATAGTGCAATTTAACAATTCCTGAAAGTTTGTGTGCAATCATAAAAGTTTTACGGATTTTAAAGGCGCAATAGTTGGCAGCGGAAAGTGAAGGAAAAATATGGAATCGCCGCAGATGTACGATACGAATCAAATTCAAGTGCGCAGTGATATTAAGAAACTTACGATGGCAGCAAACAATATCAACGTGAACAACAACAATGCAGCAACAccaaataacaacaacaattcGCCGACGGCGGTCAACCAAAACACGTTGGCCCtgaagcagcaacagcagcagcagcaggtccaGCTGAACCAGCTCGCCGGGACGAACGGGAACATCCTGACCAACGGGAACCTCCTGTCGAAGCAGATGCTGCAGCAAATTCAGTACTCGCAGAGCGAGCTGGACGAGTTGACGTCGCAGGAAATCTCGCTGGACCTCCAGCATCTGATCGATGATCAGTTCCGCGATCCGGAGGCCCTCGGGATCTTCACCGAGATGGTTACCGTGGGCAGCACCAACGGTAGCGTCACGAACCCACTGGTTCAGACAGCGGCTGCTAAAGCTCTCCAGCTACAGCAGGCCCGACTGTCGCAGCACACCAACGGCAACAACTACCAACGATCTCTGGCGTACATGCCACAGCCGGTGCACACCGGAGCAACCTACGCGAACAACTCGAGCGACGAGAACAGTAGCGTCGGCTCGTCCGATTCCGCCAACATCAAGGAAGAACCCGTCGAGCCCAACGACTTCCGTCGCCAGTTGCCCAACAACAACGGAGCCCAGTTCATGGGCACCACCGCCTACCAACTAACCGGAGGTGGCGGAGGCGGTGGTGGCGCACCCGTCGGAGCCGCCAACTACGTCACAAACGGCAACGGGAACACCTTCTCGAACCTGACCCCGGCGACGGTGCTACACCACCAGGCTCTGCCCCACCTCGCCGGGGCAGCCCACCTGGCCAACCTCACCAAACACGGCAAAATGCTGAACCACGTGTCCCGAAAGTCCCAGTCCAAGTCCGTCGACAAGGGCACCGACGAGTACCGGAGGAGGCGCGAGCGCAACAACATCGCCGTCCGCAAGTCCCGGGAAAAGGCCAAAGTGCGATCGCGCGAGGTCGAGGAAAAGGTTAAAGCCCTGATCAAGGAAAAGGACAACCTGGTACGGAAGATCGAGGAGAAAAACAACGAAATCCAGCTCTACAAGCAGCTCTACATGCATCTGATGAACCATAGCAACCCGGAGATCAACCAGATCTGCCGCAGCGCgctcaacctgtcaaacatggGTGATCATATGTAGGCTTAGGGAACATCCAACCAAAACCCTCCTCTCTTCCCCACTTTTCCCCCTTCTTCTAAGAATTGGTCTGTCTAGCTCGTAGTAAATTAAACGCAAGAAACGCATTATttagacaaaacaaaaatacgcGAACGCgtcggaaaaaaaacaaacacacacacgaacCCTAACCATTGTAAATAAAGTGACCAATGTTTGGAGCCTAACCTTAGAAAACGGAGCAACCCTAGGAAAAGGATTTGCGAATCTAtgattttcgtttcgttttttttgtttgtttgatgaACGATGAACCAAAGACAGTATGTGTTaacatgtgtgtgtgcgtgcacgTTTAGTGCTGCGTGATGAGCCTCGTTGGTCTGTCGGAGTTGTGCAAAGTGACGTAAGTGACTATTAGAATAGGCTGAAAAAAATAGCAACGCTTTCTGCTTACTACTTTCAAAAAAGATGTTTATCATGCGATTTGTAGCTGGTTTTTAAGTCTGATCGCTCGATATCaagccaacatatttcgcagggaaAGTGACAGCTCATTGTTTTCACACACACTCTGATGTGGATTTGTTAATTTTCGAGTGAAATTATAGTTTTTACACTGTGCTTAGGAAAGATAATTGCTCATTCATTGAagctttcatattttcaaactattttttagtaaaaagtttaaattttttgtagctttcatttgcatgaaaatgagtaattttcacACAAATTATAATGcattacagagcggattcgctcATTCGACTGGAATTGCATTCGAAGAAGCAAACCCGAATTTGCTCGAAAGACTGACTGTTGTCAAAACCTTGAATGAACCTTGGGATGAAACGTTGACATCAGTTTGACGTCTATTAAAGACGTTTGAGtgcttttgaattaaaatacgTTGGAATCAGCGAATCCACTCTGAATtgatgcatttatttttatttgcacaGAAAGCCCAAACTAacgagttttaaaaactcttcacAAGTTTAGAATTTCTCTGCAGAAGCAATGGAATCATCCCACTGATTTGTTTTCCCAAGAATTCTgtctaaatcataaaaaatagttttctcaACAGCAAAATATGACAAATctctgccaattttgagccaaaggTTCTGCGCAATATGGCTTTTAAGTTTCCAGAACTTGTTTTTTCTGCAAAGAGACTTTTCTTTCTGTTTTCGAAAGAATTCCTCTTGAAACTCGCTAAGAGAGAATTATGAGAGAGAATCTCCCATCTCATGCACGAAATATctgtaaaaaataacttcacagCATTTGCAGGTGAAACGTCACACGTCGAGAAAAGACTTGTTTCTTTCTGGTGATgaacaatgtttgtaaaatattgtaaaaattgttagCTGGTTGATGTTTTTGAAGATTCTGGAAAGATTTTCTTAGCTTTGTCTCATTTTCTATCACTTTTGTGAGTGAGAGAAATtcacttgcaaaaaaaaaatgattattacaTCTCTGGTGTAAACACTTTGTTTACAAATATTAGTCATTTGTTAATGTATTAGTGAGGTCCATTTTTCATCAGGAAATCTCGAGAGTCATTcattgatcattttgatttctcaaatatctcacgaaagagagaagagagatttgttcttttgcaaaaaaagttcaagatggtatgtcagagacataaccgaaagacataggaccaaacaatttgaatgtgtttttggattgctagtgaaatctgaaataagattattttattttgtttcatagatttgtcggcaaaattgtaataaatgttctcccaaggtgaaccttccatgagggcaccggcaactccaggttgtggccactacggtcgaaatgtcaattttcatgttcagtatcaaaaccatgaattttgatacccatattgccacaactcgtatggttctgttaaagaccctccgggccccggggaaacctgctttgagatcaccggtcactcaaggttgtggccactactgtcggaatgtcaattttcatgtacagtatcaaaaaccatgaattttgataccaatattgccacaactcgtatggttctgtaaaaaaacctccgggccccgagggaaccttctttgagggcaccggccactccaggttgtggccactactgtcgaaatggccattattatgttcagtatcaaaaaccatgaattttgatacccatattgccaaaactcgtatgtttctgtaaatgtccccccaggccccgggggaaccttctttgagggcaccggccactccaggttgtggccactactgtcgaaatggccattattatgttcagtatcaaaaaccatgaattttgatacccatattgccacaactcgtatgtttctgtaaatgtccccccaggccccgggggaaccttctttgagggcaccggccactccaggttgtggccactactgtcgaaatggccattattatgttcagtatcaaaaaccatgaattttgatacccatattgccacaactcgtatgtttctgtaaatgtccccccaggccccgggggaaccttctttgagggcaccggccactccaggttgtggccactactgtcgaaatggccattattatgttcagtatcaaaaaccatgaattttgatacccatattgccacaactcgtatgtttctgtaaatgtccccccaggccccgggggaaccttctttgagggcaccggccactccaggttgtggccactactgtcgaaatggccattattatgttcagtatcaaaaaccatgaattttgatacccatattgccacaactcgtatgtttctgtaaatgtccccccaggccccgggggaaccttctttgagggcaccggccactccaggttgtggccactactgtcgaaatggccattattatgttcagtatcaaaaaccatgaattttgatacccatattgccacaactcgtatgtttctgtaaatgtccccccaggccccgggggaaccttctttgagggcaccggccactccaggttgtggccactactgtcgaaatggccattattatgttcagtatcaaaaaccatgaattttgatactcatattgccacaactcgtatgtttctgtaaatgtccccccaggccccgggggaaccttctttgagggcaccggccactccaggttgtggccactactgtcgaaatggccattattatgttcagtatcaaaaaccatgaattttgatacccatattgccacaactcgtatgtttctgtaaatgtccccccacgccccgagggaaccttctttgagggcaccggccactccaggtagtggccactactgtcgaaatggccattattatgttcagtatcaaaaaccatgaattttgatacccatactgccacaactcgtatgtttctgtaattgtccccccaggccccggggtaaccttctttgagggcaccggccactccaggttgtggccactactgtcgaaatggccattattatgttcagtatcaaaaaccatgaattttgatactcatatggccacaactcgtatgtttctgtaaatgtccccccacgccccgagggaaccttctttgagggcaccggccactccaggtagtggcgactactgtcgaaatggccattattatgttcagtatcaaaaaccatgaattttgatacccatactgccacaactcgtatgtttctgtaaatgtccccccaggccccgggggaaccttctttgaaggcaccggccactccaggttgtggccactactgtcgaaatggccattattatgttcagtatcaaaaaccatgaattttgatacccatattgccacaactcgtatgtttctgtaaatgtccccccaggccccgggggaaccttctttgagggcaccggccactccaggtcgtggccactactgtcgaaatggccattattatgttcagtatcaaaaaccatgaattttgatactcatattgccacaactcgtatgtttctgtaaatgtccccccaggccccgggggaaccttctttgagggcaccggccactccaggttgtggccactactgtcgaaatggccattattatgttcagtatcaaaaaccatgaattttgatactcatattgccacaactcgtttgtttctgtaaatgtccccccactcCCCGAGGGAActttctttgagggcaccggccactccaggtagtggccactactgtcgaaatggccattattatgttcagtatcaaaaaccatgaattttgatacccatattgccacaactcgtatgtttctgtaaatgtccccccaggccccgggggaaccttctttgagagcaccggccacttcaggttgtggccactactgtcgaaatggccattattatgttcagtatcaaaaaccatgaattttgatacccatattgccacaactcgtatgtttctgtaaatgtccccccacgccccgagggaaccttctttgagggcaccggccacttcaggttgtggccactattgtcgaaatggccattattatgttcagtatcaaaaaccatgaattttgatacccatattgccacaactcgtatgtttctgtaaatgtccccccaggccccgggggaaccttctttgagggcaccggccactccaggttgtggccactactgtcgaaatggccattattatgttcagtatcaaaaaccacgaattttgatactcatattgccacaactcgtatgtttctgtaaatgtccccccacgccccgagggaaccttctttgagggcaccggccactccaggtagtggccactactgtcgaaatggccattattatgttcagtatcaaaaaccatgaattttgatacccatattgccacaactcgtatgtttctgtaaatgtccccccaggccccgggggaaccttct harbors:
- the LOC120425396 gene encoding CCAAT/enhancer-binding protein, giving the protein MESPQMYDTNQIQVRSDIKKLTMAANNINVNNNNAATPNNNNNSPTAVNQNTLALKQQQQQQQVQLNQLAGTNGNILTNGNLLSKQMLQQIQYSQSELDELTSQEISLDLQHLIDDQFRDPEALGIFTEMVTVGSTNGSVTNPLVQTAAAKALQLQQARLSQHTNGNNYQRSLAYMPQPVHTGATYANNSSDENSSVGSSDSANIKEEPVEPNDFRRQLPNNNGAQFMGTTAYQLTGGGGGGGGAPVGAANYVTNGNGNTFSNLTPATVLHHQALPHLAGAAHLANLTKHGKMLNHVSRKSQSKSVDKGTDEYRRRRERNNIAVRKSREKAKVRSREVEEKVKALIKEKDNLVRKIEEKNNEIQLYKQLYMHLMNHSNPEINQICRSALNLSNMGDHM